A genomic window from Yarrowia lipolytica chromosome 1D, complete sequence includes:
- a CDS encoding uncharacterized protein (Compare to YALI0D06776g, similar to Saccharomyces cerevisiae SKI6 (YGR195W); ancestral locus Anc_5.146, similar to uniprot|P46948 Saccharomyces cerevisiae YGR195w SKI6 3 -5 exoribonuclease required for 3 end formation of 5.8S), producing MFVWELSDTSANCDSFWIRRGRLGSDTGTLDQTHRALLPSYSSPLTQSRHEIYSPEGLRTDGRRWNEIRNFDCKINTHPTSADGSSYVEWGHTKVVCTVDGPREPDNRQNTTDRAVISVNVNVASFSTETRIKRQRNDKRLAEMNILIRQLLEEAVLTKLNPRTQIAVNITVIAQDGGLLPACINAACLAMIDAGVPLTDYVSACSSGVYSNNALIDLNTLEEQDVPFLTIGVIGKSDKISMLTLETQLPMASLEPVLATSLSGAHAIQDIMDAAVRKHGKHRLERK from the coding sequence ATGTTCGTTTGGGAACTCTCTGACACGTCTGCAAATTGTGATTCATTTTGGATCAGACGCGGGCGCTTAGGATCAGACACAGGCACTTTGGATCAGACACACAGGGCACTTTTGCCTTCATATTCTTCACCACTAACCCAGTCTCGCCACGAAATATACTCCCCCGAAGGTCTGCGAACCGACGGACGACGGTGGAACGAGATCCGGAACTTTGACTGCAAAATCAACACCCACCCGACCTCGGCCGACGGCTCGTCGTACGTCGAGTGGGGCCACACCAAGGTGGTTTGCACCGTGGACGGACCTCGAGAGCCCGACAACCGCCAGAACACCACTGACCGGGCGGTCATCAGTGTCAATGTCAATGTGGCCTCGTTCAGCACAGAGACGCGGATCAAGCGGCAACGCAACGACAAGCGGCTCGCGGAAATGAACATTCTCATTcgccagctgctggaggaggcggtGCTGACCAAACTCAACCCCCGAACCCAGATTGCCGTCAATATCACCGTCATTGCCCAGGATGGCGGGCTTCTTCCTGCCTGCATCAACGCCGCCTGCCTGGCCATGATCGATGCCGGCGTGCCTCTCACCGACTATGTGTCTGCCTGTTCTTCCGGCGTCTACTCTAACAACGCTCTGATTGATCTCAACACCCTGGAGGAGCAAGACGTGCCGTTTCTGACGATTGGCGTCATTGGCAAATCTGACAAGATCTCAATGCTGACGCTCGAGACACAGCTGCCCATGGCGTCGCTGGAACCCGTGCTCGCCACCTCGCTGAGCGGGGCACACGCCATCCAGGACATTATGGACGCCGCCGTTAGAAAGCATGGTAAGCATAGACTCGAGAGAAAGTAA
- a CDS encoding uncharacterized protein (Compare to YALI0D06710g, similar to Saccharomyces cerevisiae SSP2 (YOR242C); ancestral locus Anc_8.670, weakly similar to uniprot|Q08646 Saccharomyces cerevisiae YOR242c SSP2 probable ABC transport permease), with amino-acid sequence MSRIFSRSSKKREPLKDADSRANRKGAAHEPESLVDKVKSLSFDQLTVSKRDWGFTSWANEPASASPPETPYIYHDPSQPKVSLDPREMGLRESQERSRNRESSRNREGNRLRDKQRGDLRERGERGERRERLKSRDKERGRNRDREKDFSNKDARKERFRSITGKDWGRNVTTVDEGAQHYAIIKSPMAYIPSSINFYAVSPDSTNRILFFKGVPAYVGVNDVVAQACGGPLEKVVVHPTMFGGTGEEADDNTIEFHFVEAEHARNFYHYSRTGRYIVNGQPFCPQWFFQGSDPIDPEVMVHISTEGARRVLDLTLSHGSKDEVAAMIATYGMGGGPGGHEKSGVGVGGYSRESKRRGVKVVSLGTNIAEIQRDFEFYGKVISVVPLATTQCTISIHYEDVWSATKAYAAFMRRDFVSRKYKSWTISYGHDPVDRPCPGSLL; translated from the exons ATGAGCCGAATCTTTTCCAGAAGTTCCAAGAAACGAGAGCCTCTGAAGGACGCGGACTCGCGGGCCAACCGCAAGGGCGCCGCCCATGAGCCAGAGTCGCTCGTGGACAAGGTCAAGTCGCTGTCGTTCGACCAACTGACTGTGTCAAAGAGGGACTGGGGGTTCACCTCCTGGGCCAACGAGccggcctcggcctcgcCGCCAGAAACGCCCTACATCTACCACGACCCGAGCCAACCCAAGGTGAGTCTCGACCCCAGAGAAATGGGTCTACGGGAGTCTCAAGAACGCAGCCGCAACAGGGAAAGCAGCCGGAACCGGGAAGGCAACCGGCTGCGTGACAAACAACGAGGAGACTTAAGAGAGCGGGGAGAGCGGGGAGAACGACGAGAACGTCTCAAGTCTCGTGACAAGGAACGAGGCCGAAACCGGGACCGAGAAAAGGACTTCAGCAACAAAGATGCCCGCAAGGAGCGATTCCGGTCCATCACCGGCAAGGACTGGGGCAGGAACGTGACTACGGTGGACGAAGGGGCTCAACATTATGCCATTATCAAGTCGCCCATGGCGTACATTCCCAGtt CCATCAATTTTTATGCCGTGTCGCCGGACTCGACGAATCGCATTCTCTTCTTTAAGGGTGTGCCTGCCTACGTGGGCGTCAACGATGTCGTCGCCCAGGCCTGCGGAGGCCCTCTGGAAAAGGTGGTGGTCCACCCGACCATGTTTGGGGGCACTGGAGAGGAGGCCGACGACAACACGATCGAGTTTCATTTCGTCGAGGCCGAGCACGCCCGCAACTTTTACCACTACTCGCGCACAGGTCGGTACATTGTCAACGGCCAGCCCTTCTGCCCCCAGTGGTTCTTCCAGGGCAGTGACCCCATTGATCCTGAGGTGATGGTCCACATTTCCACCGAAGGCGCTCGACGAGTGTTGGATCTGACGCTTAGCCACGGCAGCAAGGACGAGGTCGCAGCCATGATCGCCACCTACGGTATGGGAGGCGGGCCTGGAGGACACGAGAAGAGCGGGGTAGGCGTTGGGGGGTATTCGCGGGAAAGCAAGCGTCGGGGGGTAAAGGTCGTGAGTTTGGGCACCAACATTGCCGAGATCCAGCGGGACTTTGAGTTCTATGGCAAGGTGATTAGCGTGGTGCCGTTGGCGACCACCCAGTGCACCATTTCCATCCACTACGAGGATGTGTGGTCGGCCACCAAGGCGTACGCCGCTTTTATGCGCCGGGACTTTGTGTCTCGCAAGTACAAGTCTTGGACCATTAGCTATGGCCACGATCCTGTTGACCGGCCCTGTCCCGGTTCGCTGTTGTAG
- a CDS encoding uncharacterized protein (Compare to YALI0D06754g, similar to uniprot|Q9P861 Arxula adeninivorans Ferro-O2- oxidoreductase precursor), giving the protein MHVSNPVGIWAFSGRSFLFFSVYPGCGPPQVISILGLIRRENAIEWAIKPSPQDTMTLTNKLLHLVLCLLLAATICGASPVDLAARDFSDHQNELPSPSASDKYFNWTVDWTIQNPDGVFPRRVISINGEWPLPVINVTKGDRVVIDLYNDLGTQNVSLHFHGLYQKGQNANDGPVWITQCPQTYHNQHTFMRYNFTVDQSGAYWYHSHVDGQYPDGLRQSFLIHDPEDPYKHDFDEHLSFTLSDWYHEEVPDLMVDFLSKYNPDGDEPIPSNLLFNDTQNVSIPVEPNRTYKLTIINVGAFVSQYIQFEDHQVQVIEVDGVATEKSEPTNLLYITTAQRYTVLLRTKDSATRNFAISTAMDSTMLDSLPDGLNLVQTNYLEYNKNAPKQPVKEWYVNGANYNDDAFKKKRFDDMALVPLDRQPLLPDADHTIVLNMTMDNLNDGINYAFFNNITYTHPKVPVLYTVLSSPNGLETNREIYGSNSNVFLLKHNEVVDVVINNQDDGEHPFHLHGRNFQVPYRSPEYDDDNMTAFDPALKKDFSPIPMRRDTVYVRPNGNFVLRYRANNPGVWFFHCHIEWHMSQGLALVMVEAPTEIKQKQTVPENHLQICQAGNVPTAGNAAANSRNWLDLSNQNLQAPGLPH; this is encoded by the coding sequence ATGCATGTCTCAAACCCTGTGGGTATATGGGCCTTCTCTGGAAGATcctttctcttcttctccgtctACCCTGGTTGCGGGCCACCTCAGGTAATCTCTATTTTGGGCCTTATAAGGCGAGAGAACGCAATTGAGTGGGCCATCAAACCCAGCCCACAAGATACAATGACCCTCACCAACAAGTTGCTACATCTAGTACTATGCTTGCTACTGGCAGCAACCATCTGTGGAGCGTCGCCGGTGGACCTCGCTGCCCGCGACTTTAGCGACCACCAGAATGAACTACCGTCGCCCAGCGCGTCGGACAAGTACTTCAACTGGACCGTTGACTGGACCATTCAGAACCCCGACGGAGTCTTCCCCCGACGAGTTATTAGCATCAACGGCGAATGGCCCCTGCCCGTCATCAACGTGACCAAGGGCGACCGGGTCGTCATAGATCTGTACAACGATCTGGGCACCCAGAATGTGTCTCTGCACTTCCATGGTCTCTACCAGAAGGGCCAGAATGCCAACGACGGTCCTGTTTGGATCACCCAGTGTCCCCAGACCTACCACAACCAGCACACCTTTATGCGATACAACTTCACCGTGGACCAGTCGGGCGCCTACTGGTACCATTCGCATGTCGATGGCCAGTATCCCGACGGTCTGCGACAGAGCTTTCTGATCCACGACCCCGAAGACCCTTACAAGCACGACTTTGACGAGCACCTCTCGTTCACTCTGTCCGACTGGTACCACGAGGAGGTGCCCGATCTCATGGTCGACTTCCtgtccaagtacaaccCCGACGGCGACGAGCCCATCCCCTCCAACCTGCTGTTCAACGATACGCAGAACGTGTCGATCCCCGTGGAGCCCAACCGAACGTACAAGTTGACCATCATCAACGTCGGAGCGTTTGTTTCGCAGTACATTCAGTTTGAAGACCACCAGGTGCAGGTGATTGAGGTCGACGGAGTTGCGACGGAAAAGTCTGAGCCCACAAACCTGCTCtacatcaccaccgccCAACGGTACACTGTTTTGCTGCGGACTAAGGACTCGGCGACGCGCAACTTTGCCATTTCCACCGCCATGGACTCCACCATGCTCGACAGTTTGCCCGATGGTCTCAATCTGGTCCAGACCAACTACCTGGAGTACAACAAGAACGCGCCCAAGCAGCCTGTCAAGGAGTGGTATGTGAATGGCGCCAATTACAACGATGATGcgttcaagaagaagcggtTTGACGACATGGCTCTGGTTCCTTTGGACCGGCAGCCTCTTCTGCCTGACGCCGACCACACCATTGTTCTTAACATGACAATGGACAATCTCAACGACGGTATCAACTACgccttcttcaacaacatcacctACACGCATCCCAAAGTGCCGGTTCTCTACACGGTGCTGTCGTCGCCCAACGGTCTTGAAACCAACAGGGAAATCTACGGCAGCAACTCCAACGTGTTCCTTCTCAAGCACAAtgaggtggtggacgtTGTCATCAACAACCAGGACGACGGAGAACACCCCTTCCATCTGCATGGCCGCAACTTCCAGGTGCCCTACAGATCTCCTGagtacgacgacgacaacaTGACTGCGTTTGATCCTGCactcaagaaggactttAGCCCCATCCCCATGCGGCGAGACACGGTCTACGTGCGGCCCAACGGCAACTTTGTGCTGCGGTACCGGGCCAACAACCCCGGCGTGTGGTTCTTCCATTGCCATATCGAGTGGCACATGAGTCAGGGACTTGCTCTGGTCATGGTCGAGGCCCCCACCGAGATTAAACAGAAGCAAACTGTGCCCGAAAACCACCTGCAGATCTGCCAGGCCGGAAACGTGCCCACCGCGGGCAACGCTGCCGCCAACTCGCGCAACTGGCTCGATCTCTCCAACCAAAACCTCCAGGCCCCAGGCCTTCCCCACTGA
- a CDS encoding uncharacterized protein (Compare to YALI0D06732g, no similarity) — translation MRKGLSSQHVDSHPNRTELELLFVPPERDSDDGFEIKYPYPDESPYLETYDYPRPYAGTYPEFYAYPNDLSGENYPGYLGGNGYPYNLDTNGYVYLDDYPYRASGQLEGEIHVSTTVKPPSGFSTVYSPEHPRKAARLPLGIMDVHPPPVNRVLTPHHVAAWKRDKHPISTAESSIGDIPNHHRYTLEEEQQILYEGLCEQLLRQRALLGKFQDKSDTGSMNHLSRMTQPESAHPSHPTPACRLSQLSVHFGDGSALDENHQFAQPTSKFSSVSDGLYLPNDIKDMSRYSIDSINSDKCRHFASVQDSIRVAVNRGIEGRFGMVYSGDARGSPHVYSGSPPIYETSPRDFHGSSRDCMFWQIRNRVSSTATLFKRVVSRPFRHKVPKVDDERPLEWRAVSSRGKRGVSRLFRRSSSTQWVSLNASDPGFVARSDGSMRCGGYGWWNRKLNSGVPTFL, via the coding sequence ATGCGAAAAGgtctctcttctcaacATGTGGACTCCCATCCCAACCGAACAGAGCTGGAGTTGCTGTTCGTCCCCCCTGAACGGGATTCCGACGACGGGTTTGAAATCAAATACCCCTACCCTGACGAAAGCCCTTACCTGGAGACTTACGACTACCCTCGGCCCTACGCGGGGACTTATCCAGAGTTCTACGCGTACCCGAACGACTTATCCGGTGAGAACTATCCGGGCTACCTGGGTGGCAACGGATACCCCTACAATTTGGATACCAACGGATACGTCTATCTTGACGACTACCCATACCGCGCCTCTGGACAGCTTGAGGGAGAAATACATGTTTCTACTACAGTCAAACCACCCAGCGGCTTCAGCACGGTCTACTCGCCCGAACACCCTCGCAAAGCGGCGAGATTGCCGCTTGGAATCATGGATGTTCACCCTCCTCCGGTGAACCGGGTTCTAACACCACATCATGTGGCTGCTTGGAAGCGAGACAAGCATCCTATTTCCACTGCCGAGTCTTCCATTGGAGATATTcccaaccaccaccgaTACacgctggaggaggagcaacAGATCCTGTATGAGGGGCTGTGTGAGCAGCTACTGAGACAGCGggctcttcttggcaagTTTCAAGACAAGAGCGACACTGGGTCGATGAACCATCTCAGCAGGATGACTCAGCCGGAGTCCGCGCACCCCAGTCACCCAACCCCCGCATGTCGTCTCAGTCAGTTGTCGGTTCATTTTGGAGACGGCAGTGCTTTGGACGAGAACCACCAATTCGCTCAGCCCACGAGCAAGTTTTCCTCTGTTAGCGACGGGCTCTATTTACCTAATGACATAAAAGATATGTCACGGTACAGCATTGACAGCATCAATTCAGACAAGTGTCGCCATTTTGCTTCTGTTCAGGACTCCATTCGAGTGGCGGTCAACCGTGGGATTGAAGGCAGATTTGGAATGGTGTACAGTGGAGATGCTCGAGGGTCTCCCCATGTCTACAGTGGGTCTCCTCCGATCTACGAGACGTCCCCACGTGACTTCCACGGCTCTTCTCGTGACTGCATGTTTTGGCAGATCCGCAACAGAGTGTCTTCCACTGCCACACTTTTCAAGCGGGTCGTGTCCCGCCCCTTTCGCCACAAAGTCCCCAAGGTGGATGATGAGCGTCCGCTCGAGTGGCGAGCGGTTTCTTCTCGGGGCAAACGAGGTGTTTCTCGGCTGTTCCGGCGGTCGTCATCCACCCAGTGGGTGTCTCTGAATGCTTCAGATCCTGGTTTTGTTGCTCGTTCGGATGGTTCGATGAGGTGTGGCGGGTACGGATGGTGGAACCGCAAGCTGAATTCTGGTGTTCCTACTTTTTTGTAA